A window from Carassius carassius chromosome 40, fCarCar2.1, whole genome shotgun sequence encodes these proteins:
- the tdrkh gene encoding tudor and KH domain-containing protein isoform X2 — MALVKDGPWKSLSSGKKVALAAGLSVGATVGYLVYRHIQSSSVQCQSKEESRISVPLDVYRSIARYQSTFLDLVNQKSGAQINVLPNTEEQSLVNFLIQGSPEQILVAQCALEKLATDCEVITDVIDVPQTAFGRIIGRGGETLKFINRVSGARVNCSKDRGRSLEEKGKITITGTRKEIQSAKEMIMEKVTENETVRKRISQASALRQKRKLPETEQFNKAQGLENELLKLNGKDLPSPLTELKQEGPVTVNGFTDNSDTAENSLKSEEEEILSPVSPLEISKFEIPSPDLSFQPDEHLEVYVSASENPQHFWIQILGVRSLQLDKLTAEMSRFFNSDTSQEHRVETIIVGDIVAAPYRDYGTWNRARVLGILGSGLVDLYYVDFGDNGELPREHLRSMRSDFLSLPFQAIECSLAGVRPAGEVWTEAALDDFERMTYCAEWKPLLAKLYSYSHSEISSWPNVKLYDNSQGKALDLGKELIRLGHAVSCEDEGTGMRGDWDENRSLQKMLDDMTGATSELSMSCISLSEVASISGSVDDTIDEEFN; from the exons ATGGCCTTGGTGAAAGATGGACCGTGGAAGAGCCTGAGCTCTGGGAAGAAAGTAGCTTTGGCTGCCGGCCTTTCTGTGGGGGCCACGGTGGGATACCTTGTTTACCGTCACATTCAAAGCAGCAGTG TGCAATGCCAGAGCAAAGAGGAGTCCAGAATATCTGTTCCCCTTGACGTGTACCGATCTATTGCAAGATATCAGAGCACCTTTCTAGACCTA GTGAATCAGAAGTCTGGTGCCCAGATAAATGTGCTGCCAAACACTGAAGAGCAGAGCCTGGTGAATTTTCTGATTCAGGGCTCACCGGAGCAGATTCTTGTGGCGCAGTGTGCTCTGGAGAAACTGGCCACCGACTGTGAGGTCATCACCGATGTCATCGACGTACCTCAGACGGCATTTGGACGAATTATAG GTCGTGGTGGTGAGACTTTGAAGTTCATAAACCGAGTCTCAGGGGCCAGGGTCAACTGCTCCAAAGATCGTGGACGCAGCTTGGAGGAGAAGGGCAAGATCACGATTACTGGCACACGCAAGGAGATTCAAAGTGCTAAA GAAATGATCATGGAGAAGGTCACAGAGAATGAAACTGTACGAAAGCGAATAAGTCAGGCTTCTGCCCTGCGTCAGAAGAGGAAACTGCCGGAAACAGAGCAGTTCAACAAGGCTCAAGGACTGGAGAATGAATTATTAAAGCTTAATGGAAAAGATTTACCTTCCCCATTGACTGAGCTGAAACAAGAGGGGCCTGTGACGGTCAACGGCTTCACAGACAACAGTGATACTGCTGAAAACTCCCTTAAATCAGAGGAGGAGGAGATTCTCTCTCCAGTGTCGCCTTTGGAGATCTCCAAATTTGAAA TTCCTAGTCCAGACCTGAGCTTCCAGCCCGATGAGCATCTGGAGGTGTATGTGTCTGCGTCTGAGAATCCTCAACACTTTTGGATCCAGATTCTGGGAGTCCGATCTCTACAGCTGGATAAACTGACGGCCGAAATGAGCCGTTTCTTCAACAGTGATACCTCACAA GAGCACAGAGTGGAGACCATTATTGTTGGAGATATAGTGGCTGCTCCATACAGGGACTATGGCACGTGGAATCGTGCTCGAGTGTTGGGAATTCTGGGCTCTGGCCTGGTGGATTTGTATTACGTGGACTTTGGAGACAACGGGGAGCTTCCACGGGAACATTTACGAAGCATGAG AAGTGACTTCCTGAGCCTGCCCTTTCAAGCCATTGAGTGCAGTTTAGCAGGGGTTCGTCCCGCAG GAGAGGTTTGGACTGAGGCAGCCCTGGATGACTTTGAGCGCATGACATACTGTGCTGAATGGAAACCTTTACTGGCCAAATTGTACAGTTACTCTCATTCTGAGATCTCATCCTGGCCCAACGTTAAACTCTATGACAACAGCCAGGGAAAG GCTCTGGATCTCGGTAAAGAGTTGATTCGTCTCGGTCATGCTGTGAGCTGTGAGGATGAAGGGACTGGGATGAGGGGAGACTGGGATGAGAACAGATCACTGCAGAAGATGCTG GACGACATGACTGGAGCAACATCAGAACTCAGTATGTCCTGCATCAGTTTATCAG